CAGGTTGTTGCTCGTGATTTTTAAAACTTGTTAGTAACACCTGAATGTAGGCCTTAGCCATATCGCGGTTCTTTGTCTCGTTACTCATATTTTTGACCTCCTAATCGTCAAAACAATTCTTAACTTGAACACTTATTACTTTAGTCGTTTTTTCACCGCCCAGCCAAAAACATCCTGTAACCGCATAAATCCATCATGAACACTAAGACCACCCTTCCTAATAGCCAATAATAACGTTATCGCTTACAATTAGTTTGCAAAACTAACCTCCACAGCGTAAAATTAGGCTACAACTTTAAGACAGAAATGAGGAAATGACCGTGAGCGAAACAACCATTAATATCATTTATCTTTCCATTGAAGGTAATACCCGTTCATTTGTAACTCGGATGCAAGACTACGCTAAGACTCAACACGCTGCAGATGAAAATAATCCGTTAATTACATTAAAAGAAATTACGGAACAATCTGACTTTGCAATTGAAACAAAACCTTACTTCGCCTTTGTTCCAACCTACTTAGATGGTGGTAACGGTATTGATAACGGGGTCAAAGAATTAATGACCAACGTTTTAGGTGAATACCTCAATTACGATCAAAATGCCAACCAATGCCTCGGCGTGGTCGGTAGTGGTAACCGTAACTTTAATGATCAATACTGTTTAACTGCACGCCGTTACGCTGAACAATTAGACACCGACTTCATTGCCGATTACGAATTACGCGGCACCTCAGTGGATACTGAACGTGTTTATAACGTTATGAAAGAACGGCTACAAGCTTTAACTGATTAAGCCCTACAAATTATAAAAGGTACACTAGCAAACTAAAAATTTGCTAGTGTACCTTTTGCTTTTAAGCGATTAATGATTTGGCCATCACTTGAAAAACGAGTTAGCCATTCAACAGATGGGCTTGCCGCGCCTTAACTAACACAATGCCTAAAGTCATAAGCATGACTGCAGTCACCGTGATAAACAACACTGAGTACGAGAACTGGGCAACCATCATCCCACCAAATAACGGGCCCACTGCCCGCCCCAACGACAATGCCATATTGAAACGACCTTGATATTTGCCACGTTGATTAGCTGCGGCCATATCATCAATCCACGCAGGCACGATTGGCAGACCAATCACTTCGCCCACCGTTAGAACAACCATAATAATAATAAAATCAACATATTGCCGGGCAAAGACTAGGCCCAAGAAAGATAGTGCAAACAACGTGATGCCAAAACCAATTTGCGTGCCAATCTTAAAACGCTCATTAAACAACGTCACCACCGGTTGGCTCGCAATAATCAGTAAGCCATTAATGGTCCAAACTTCACTGTATTGCCGGAATGGAATTCCTAAGTTCGTCATGTGGACCGACAAGAGACTCTCCCAAAGTGCATAACTCAGATAAATGGTGAAAATCATCAAGCAAATGAGCCAAATCAAGTGGCGCTTACGACTAGAGGTCTGATCAGTCGTCACCTTAGTCACAGTTTCCGGTTGCTTCGTCGCAACGGGGGCAACATTAAAGGTTGTCAACACAATCGCAAACAACCCAAGGTAGCATAAGGTTGCTACCATGAAAACCACGTTAATCCCCAGATCCAACAAATAGCCCACGAGCAATGTCCCGATAACAACGCCCACATTTAAAGCCATATATAATAAGTTAAAGACCACGCGATTCGACTTAGTCGTGACTGTAGCCGCGTAAGCATTGACGACCGTCATACTAATTCCGTCACCAAAACCAACTAAAATTAAAC
This region of Lactobacillus sp. CBA3605 genomic DNA includes:
- the nrdI gene encoding class Ib ribonucleoside-diphosphate reductase assembly flavoprotein NrdI gives rise to the protein MSETTINIIYLSIEGNTRSFVTRMQDYAKTQHAADENNPLITLKEITEQSDFAIETKPYFAFVPTYLDGGNGIDNGVKELMTNVLGEYLNYDQNANQCLGVVGSGNRNFNDQYCLTARRYAEQLDTDFIADYELRGTSVDTERVYNVMKERLQALTD
- a CDS encoding MFS transporter is translated as MQKEVRLRWLFIANLLNNAGAAFMWPLTTVYMHNYLHQTLTFSGIILFCMSLAMILGNFVGGRLFDRWRPYWTAILGVTISTIALMILVFWHSLWPYAGGLILVGFGDGISMTVVNAYAATVTTKSNRVVFNLLYMALNVGVVIGTLLVGYLLDLGINVVFMVATLCYLGLFAIVLTTFNVAPVATKQPETVTKVTTDQTSSRKRHLIWLICLMIFTIYLSYALWESLLSVHMTNLGIPFRQYSEVWTINGLLIIASQPVVTLFNERFKIGTQIGFGITLFALSFLGLVFARQYVDFIIIMVVLTVGEVIGLPIVPAWIDDMAAANQRGKYQGRFNMALSLGRAVGPLFGGMMVAQFSYSVLFITVTAVMLMTLGIVLVKARQAHLLNG